The window CTCCGCGGTGGAGAAGCCGGCGTACTGGCGGATCGTCCACGGCCGCCCCGCATACATCGACGCGCGCACCCCGCGCGTGAACGGCGCGAACCCCGGCAGCCCCGGCTCCCAGTCGCCGACGTCCTCCGCGGTGTAGAGCGGCTTGACGTCGATCCCCTCCGGCGTGCGCCAGGTCAGGTCCTTGCCCTTCACCTCCTTCGCCGCCGCTGCGGACCACACGTCCAGCGTCGGGGAGGGCGCCGCGGGGGCCGGCGACGAAGAGGGCTTGGGCGCCGCGCCGCTGTCCTCGCCGGTGTTGGTTTCGATCGTCGGGTCGGTCATGTCATTCACCTGAAAGCCGTTCGTGCTGAGCGAAGTCTAAGCACGGCCGCACCGCTGCCGCCTGGCCTTCGACTTCGCTCAGGCCGAACGGAGGTTAGGCCCCCTTGAACACCGGCTTGCGCTTCTCCAGGAAGCTGCGCCCACCCTCGCGCGCGTCCTGCGTACCGCCGGCGATCCGCTGCCCCTCGGCCTCGGCGCGCAGCACCTCGTCGAGGGTGCCGTCCAGCGCGGTCATGATGTTGCGGCGCATCGTCGCCAGCGCGACGGTCGGCCCCGCCGCCAGCTTCGTGGCGAGCGCCAGCGCCTCGTCCTGCAACGCGGCATCGTCGACCGCCTTGTAGATCAGCCCCCATTGCTCCGCCTGATCCGCGCCGATCCGCTCGCCCAGCATCATCATCTGCGTCGCGCGCGCCTTGCCGATCGCCTTGGTCAGCAGCCACGTCGAGCCGCCGTCCGGCACCAGCCCGATGTTGACGAACGCCTGGAGGAAATAGGCCGAGCGCCCGGCGAAGACGAAATCGCCG of the Sphingomonas adhaesiva genome contains:
- a CDS encoding enoyl-CoA hydratase-related protein, with the protein product MAEYETILTEKKGDVLVVTLNRPERLNAASLQMADDLSVALYNLDGARAVLITGAGRAFCSGADLQARGGDSAVSGGDVSHRALMNHYNPALSQIMRLPVPVVTAVNGPAAGVGCSIGLAGDFVFAGRSAYFLQAFVNIGLVPDGGSTWLLTKAIGKARATQMMMLGERIGADQAEQWGLIYKAVDDAALQDEALALATKLAAGPTVALATMRRNIMTALDGTLDEVLRAEAEGQRIAGGTQDAREGGRSFLEKRKPVFKGA